In Vicugna pacos chromosome 27, VicPac4, whole genome shotgun sequence, one DNA window encodes the following:
- the MRPS11 gene encoding small ribosomal subunit protein uS11m, producing MQVVRNAGSQLLRSWAWPPTARVVATVPASTIHTGAQQLQDAAAKQEVEAKAEAPAPSRSSFSIYPPVPGQESSLRWAGKKFEEIPIAHIKASYNNTQIQVVSATHQPLARTSCGTEGFRNAKKGTGIAAQTAGIAAAAKATGKGVTHVRVVVKGLGPGRLSAIKGLTMGGLEVISITDNTPIPHNGCRPRKARRL from the exons ATGCAGGTTGTAAGAAACGCGGGATCTCAGCTCTTGAGGTCATGGGCTTGGCCACCGACTGCCAG GGTCGTGGCAACAGTGCCGGCCTCCACCATCCACACGGGCGCCCAGCAGCTGCAAGACGCGGCGGCCAAGCAGGAAGTTGAGGCGAAAGCGGAGGCTCCGGCTCCGAGTCGCAGCAGCTTCAG CATTTACCCTCCAGTTCCAGGACAGGAGAGCTCTCTGAGGTGGGCAGGAAAGAAATTTGAGGAAATTCCAATTGCACACATTAAAGCATCCTACAACAA cacACAGATCCAGGTGGTGTCTGCCACGCACCAGCCCCTTGCCCGCACTTCCTGCGGCACAGAGGGGTTTCGGAATGCCAAGAAGGGGACGGGCATCGCAGCGCAAACAGCAGGCATAGCTGCCGCGGCG AAAGCTACAGGGAAGGGTGTGACCCACGTCCGCGTTGTGGTGAAAGGCCTGGGGCCAGGGCGCTTG TCTGCCATCAAGGGACTGACCATGGGGGGCCTGGAGGTGATCTCAATCACAGACAACACCCCCATCCCGCACAACGGCTGCCGCCCCAGGAAGGCTCGGAGGCTGTGA
- the MRPL46 gene encoding large ribosomal subunit protein mL46 isoform X1: MAAPIRRTVLGVARGWRRFEGPWPRSLGSRSLARAAAPSSSGSPWRLMGALCLQRPPLVSKPLTPLQEEMAALLQQIEIERSLYSDHELRALEEAQQLEKRKSDLYEEEEDEQNILLAQDLEDMWEQKFLQFKPGARITEADEKNDQTSLHRKLDRNLILLIKEKLGDQDLWMLPQAEWQPGETLRQTAERSLVNLSENNMEAKFLGNAPCGHYKFKFPQAVRTESSLGAKIFFFKALLLTGDFSQAGKKGHHVWVSKEELDDYLKPKYLAQVKRFLLDL, translated from the exons ATGGCGGCGCCTATAAGGCGGACTGTGTTAGGGGTGGCGAGAGGCTGGCGGCGTTTCGAGGGCCCCTGGCCCCGTAGCCTGGGTTCTCGCAGCCTGGCCCGTGCCGCCGCGCCCTCGAGCAGCGGGTCTCCATGGCGCCTGATGGGCGCGTTGTGCCTGCAGCGGCCACCTCTGGTCTCGAAGCCGCTGACCCCCTTGCAGGAAGAGATGGCGGCTCTGCTGCAGCAG ATCGAGATAGAGAGAAGTCTGTATTCAGACCATGAGCTTCGTGCTTTGGAAGAAGCCCAGCaactggaaaagaggaaaagtgacctttatgaagaagaagaagatgagCAAAATATATTGCTGGCTCAAGATTTGGAAGACATGTGGGAGCAGAAATTCCTACAGTTCAAACCTGGGGCTCGAATAACAG AAGCCGATGAAAAGAATGACCAAACCTCATTGCACCGCAAACTGGACAGGAACCTTATTCTGTTGATAAAAGAGAAGCTTGGAGACCAGGATCTGTGGATGCTGCCACAGGCAGAGTGGCAGCCCGGGGAGACTCTGCGACAAACAGCTGAGCGAAGCCTGGTGAACCTCTCAG aaaaCAACATGGAAGCCAAGTTCCTGGGAAATGCACCCTGTGGCCACTACAAGTTCAAGTTCCCCCAGGCAGTGCGGACAGAGAGCAGCCTTGGggccaaaatattcttctttaaagCACTACTACTAACTGGAGACTTTTCCCAGGCCGGGAAGAAGGGCCACCATGTATGGGTCAGTAAGGAGGAGCTGGATGACTATTTGAAACCAAAATACCTGGCCCAGGTTAAGAGGTTTCTCTTGGACCTCTGA
- the MRPL46 gene encoding large ribosomal subunit protein mL46 isoform X2, translating to MAAPIRRTVLGVARGWRRFEGPWPRSLGSRSLARAAAPSSSGSPWRLMGALCLQRPPLVSKPLTPLQEEMAALLQQIEIERSLYSDHELRALEEAQQLEKRKSDLYEEEEDEQNILLAQDLEDMWEQKFLQFKPGARITEADEKNDQTSLHRKLDRNLILLIKEKLGDQDLWMLPQAEWQPGETLRQTAERSLVNLSASDPAESRSSGL from the exons ATGGCGGCGCCTATAAGGCGGACTGTGTTAGGGGTGGCGAGAGGCTGGCGGCGTTTCGAGGGCCCCTGGCCCCGTAGCCTGGGTTCTCGCAGCCTGGCCCGTGCCGCCGCGCCCTCGAGCAGCGGGTCTCCATGGCGCCTGATGGGCGCGTTGTGCCTGCAGCGGCCACCTCTGGTCTCGAAGCCGCTGACCCCCTTGCAGGAAGAGATGGCGGCTCTGCTGCAGCAG ATCGAGATAGAGAGAAGTCTGTATTCAGACCATGAGCTTCGTGCTTTGGAAGAAGCCCAGCaactggaaaagaggaaaagtgacctttatgaagaagaagaagatgagCAAAATATATTGCTGGCTCAAGATTTGGAAGACATGTGGGAGCAGAAATTCCTACAGTTCAAACCTGGGGCTCGAATAACAG AAGCCGATGAAAAGAATGACCAAACCTCATTGCACCGCAAACTGGACAGGAACCTTATTCTGTTGATAAAAGAGAAGCTTGGAGACCAGGATCTGTGGATGCTGCCACAGGCAGAGTGGCAGCCCGGGGAGACTCTGCGACAAACAGCTGAGCGAAGCCTGGTGAACCTCTCAG CTAGTGACCCGGCTGAGTCTAGAAGCTCGGGGCTCTGA